From a single Nocardioides panacis genomic region:
- a CDS encoding MCE family protein: protein MTARTTPGRTVRAATRVVRWATLAVVGALLLTGCDFSVYSLPLPGGADLGDDPYSVTVEFRDVMDLVPQTSVKVDDVTVGKVDTIEVDGYHAVVTVLLRKSVKLPDNAEATIRQTSLLGEKFVSLAAPATGASSGRLGDGDTIPLAHSGRNPEVEEVLGALSLLLNGGGVAQLKTISTELNKALGGRESDVRSVLSQLDVFMGQLDTNKGQIIRAIESLNRLAISLNKQKPAITRALDQLPRAVASINRQRDDLVKMLKALSDLSAVGTQVIRDSKTATVDSLRSLTPTLTKLAEAGDSLPKALQVFLTYPFVDAVVGTNPAQARNLHMGDYTNLSAQLDLDLGSLKLPVDPTVVCQIVPELGKKLCGDALDAALACVNKLAAGKLGDCTQGLVTSVCDNVPKQFPDICGQLPTGPILTQLDRCLASGDPTSAACRGVANLDAACADPRYKDSLVCRLRQQPSTPLPVPVPTVPGVPLPTPSLPNVGGLLNRPGFGAGSGSGSGAAGRTTGADSDLGALLVWGMVQR from the coding sequence GTGACCGCGCGGACGACGCCGGGCCGGACCGTGCGGGCCGCCACCCGCGTGGTGCGGTGGGCGACCCTCGCCGTGGTCGGTGCGCTGCTGCTCACCGGCTGCGACTTCTCCGTCTACAGCCTGCCGCTGCCCGGCGGCGCGGACCTGGGCGACGACCCCTACTCCGTGACCGTCGAGTTCCGCGACGTGATGGACCTGGTCCCGCAGACGTCGGTCAAGGTCGACGACGTGACGGTCGGCAAGGTCGACACCATCGAGGTCGACGGCTACCACGCCGTCGTCACGGTGCTGCTGCGCAAGAGCGTGAAGCTGCCGGACAACGCCGAGGCCACCATCCGGCAGACCAGCCTGCTGGGCGAGAAGTTCGTCTCCCTGGCCGCCCCGGCCACCGGTGCCTCCAGCGGCCGCCTCGGCGACGGGGACACCATCCCGCTGGCGCACAGCGGCCGGAACCCCGAGGTCGAGGAGGTCCTCGGCGCCCTCTCCCTGCTGCTCAACGGCGGTGGGGTGGCCCAGCTCAAGACCATCTCGACCGAGCTCAACAAGGCTCTCGGGGGCCGCGAGAGCGACGTCCGCTCGGTGCTCTCCCAGCTCGACGTGTTCATGGGCCAGCTGGACACCAACAAGGGCCAGATCATCCGGGCCATCGAGAGCCTCAACCGGCTCGCGATCTCGCTGAACAAGCAGAAGCCCGCGATCACCCGGGCACTGGACCAGCTGCCCCGCGCGGTGGCCTCCATCAACCGGCAGCGCGACGACCTGGTGAAGATGCTCAAGGCGCTCAGCGACCTCAGCGCGGTGGGCACCCAGGTGATCCGGGACTCCAAGACGGCCACCGTCGACAGCCTGCGGTCGCTGACCCCGACCCTGACCAAGCTGGCCGAGGCCGGCGACTCCCTGCCCAAGGCGCTGCAGGTGTTCCTCACCTACCCGTTCGTGGACGCTGTGGTCGGCACGAACCCGGCCCAGGCCCGCAACCTGCACATGGGCGACTACACCAACCTGTCGGCGCAGCTCGACCTCGACCTCGGGAGCCTCAAGCTGCCGGTGGACCCCACGGTCGTCTGCCAGATCGTCCCGGAGCTCGGCAAGAAGCTCTGCGGCGACGCCCTCGACGCCGCCCTGGCCTGCGTGAACAAGCTGGCCGCCGGCAAGCTCGGCGACTGCACCCAGGGCCTGGTGACGTCGGTCTGCGACAACGTGCCCAAGCAGTTCCCGGACATCTGCGGCCAGCTCCCGACCGGACCGATCCTGACCCAGCTCGACCGGTGCCTCGCCTCGGGTGACCCGACGAGCGCGGCCTGCCGCGGCGTCGCGAACCTGGACGCGGCCTGCGCCGACCCCCGCTACAAGGACAGTCTCGTGTGCCGGCTGCGCCAGCAGCCGTCGACCCCGCTGCCGGTCCCGGTGCCGACGGTCCCGGGCGTGCCGCTGCCGACGCCGAGCCTGCCCAACGTCGGCGGGCTGCTCAACCGGCCCGGGTTCGGCGCCGGCAGCGGCTCGGGCAGCGGTGCTGCAGGCAGGACGACCGGCGCGGACTCCGATCTCGGGGCCCTTCTCGTGTGGGGGATGGTGCAGCGATGA
- a CDS encoding MCE family protein, which yields MLSSRGGLTRVLSVVAVLAVVTALVIVALPSQQKKYLTASFPRTVSLYEGSDVRILGVPVGKVETVRPAGTDVTVKMWYDAKYDVPADAKALIISPAIVGDRFIQLTPVMGKGDKVLADGAVLTTASTSTPLELDEIYQSIDDLTVALGPDGANSKGALTHLLDSTASNFEGQGEKFHQTIADFSRLTTTLDNNKEELFGTAREIERFVGALSRNDGTVRRFNDSLASAADLLKDERGDLAAALRNLGVAMKAVEGFVRENRGALSRNIKGLNRVSKVLVKQRGALDEILQVAPTALSNLFHTYNPATGTLDTRTNVGENISKITGDPLGALCGIISAGANSDAGKACSQLRDILPRSAPLGGGSASAARPTDVERVDRSLGGILEVRS from the coding sequence ATGCTCTCGAGCAGGGGCGGGCTCACCCGGGTCCTCTCGGTCGTGGCCGTGCTGGCCGTGGTGACCGCCCTGGTCATCGTGGCCCTCCCCAGCCAGCAGAAGAAGTACCTCACCGCGTCGTTCCCGCGCACGGTCTCCCTCTACGAGGGATCCGACGTGCGGATCCTCGGCGTCCCCGTCGGCAAGGTCGAGACGGTGCGCCCCGCGGGCACCGACGTGACCGTGAAGATGTGGTACGACGCGAAGTACGACGTCCCCGCCGACGCCAAGGCGCTGATCATCTCGCCGGCGATCGTGGGCGACCGGTTCATCCAGCTCACCCCGGTGATGGGCAAGGGGGACAAGGTGCTCGCGGACGGCGCGGTGCTCACCACCGCGTCCACCTCGACGCCGCTCGAGCTCGACGAGATCTACCAGAGCATCGACGACCTGACCGTGGCCCTGGGGCCCGACGGCGCCAACAGCAAGGGCGCGCTGACCCACCTGCTGGACTCGACCGCGAGCAACTTCGAGGGTCAGGGCGAGAAGTTCCACCAGACCATCGCGGACTTCAGCCGGCTCACCACGACGCTCGACAACAACAAGGAAGAGCTGTTCGGCACCGCGCGGGAGATCGAGCGGTTCGTGGGCGCGCTGTCCAGGAACGACGGCACCGTGCGCCGGTTCAACGACTCGCTGGCCTCGGCCGCCGACCTGCTCAAGGACGAGCGGGGCGACCTGGCCGCCGCGCTGCGCAACCTGGGCGTGGCGATGAAGGCCGTGGAGGGCTTCGTGAGGGAGAACCGCGGCGCGCTCTCGCGCAACATCAAGGGGCTCAACCGGGTCTCGAAGGTGCTGGTCAAGCAGCGCGGTGCGCTCGACGAGATCCTGCAGGTCGCGCCGACCGCGCTGAGCAACCTGTTCCACACCTACAACCCGGCGACCGGCACCCTGGACACGCGCACGAACGTGGGCGAGAACATCAGCAAGATCACCGGTGACCCGCTCGGCGCGCTGTGCGGGATCATCTCCGCCGGCGCGAACAGCGACGCGGGCAAGGCCTGCTCCCAGCTGCGCGACATCCTGCCCCGGTCGGCGCCGCTGGGCGGCGGCAGTGCCAGCGCCGCCAGGCCCACGGACGTCGAACGCGTGGACCGGTCGCTCGGCGGGATCCTGGAGGTCCGGTCGTGA
- a CDS encoding MCE family protein: protein MSVPFREKNPVVIGAVSLAVIVAFILAAFKAEDLPLIGGGDTYYAAFSEAGGLKANDEVRIAGVRVGKVQTVDLAGDHVRVTFKVQKGVDFGRDTAAAIKVKTLLGAMYLGLEPSGRGQLKKGAEIPVQRTTSPYDVVEAFSGLAERSESIDTDRLARSLNTLGQLTANTPEEFRSALGGLSDLSRNIAARDQQLNTLLRNTKKVSTVLGDRSSDIVVLMREGDKLFRALAARRDSVHNLLVATSQLSIQLTGLVRDTRADLKPALDHLGNVVDVLNKNQQNLDNSLRLMAPFYRVFANTLGNGPWFDTYIQNLPPVPNLKLGG from the coding sequence ATGAGCGTTCCGTTCCGCGAGAAGAACCCGGTGGTCATCGGCGCGGTCAGCCTCGCCGTGATCGTCGCGTTCATCCTCGCCGCCTTCAAGGCCGAGGACCTGCCGCTGATCGGCGGCGGCGACACCTACTACGCGGCGTTCTCCGAGGCCGGCGGCCTCAAGGCCAACGACGAGGTGCGCATCGCCGGCGTCCGGGTGGGCAAGGTGCAGACCGTGGACCTGGCCGGCGACCACGTCCGGGTCACGTTCAAGGTCCAGAAGGGCGTGGACTTCGGGCGGGACACCGCCGCCGCGATCAAGGTCAAGACGCTGCTGGGCGCCATGTACCTCGGCCTCGAGCCGTCCGGCCGCGGCCAGCTGAAGAAGGGCGCCGAGATCCCGGTGCAGCGGACCACGTCGCCCTACGACGTCGTCGAGGCGTTCTCCGGCCTGGCCGAGCGCTCCGAGTCCATCGACACCGACCGGCTGGCCCGCTCGCTGAACACGCTGGGCCAGCTCACCGCGAACACCCCGGAGGAGTTCCGCTCCGCGTTGGGCGGCCTGTCCGACCTCTCGCGCAACATCGCCGCCCGCGACCAGCAGCTGAACACCCTGCTGCGCAACACCAAGAAGGTGTCCACGGTGCTCGGCGACCGCAGCAGCGACATCGTGGTGCTGATGCGCGAGGGCGACAAGCTGTTCCGGGCGCTGGCCGCCCGCCGGGACTCGGTGCACAACCTGCTCGTCGCGACCAGCCAGCTCTCGATCCAGCTGACCGGCCTGGTGCGGGACACCCGCGCCGACCTCAAGCCGGCCCTGGACCACCTCGGCAACGTGGTCGACGTGCTCAACAAGAACCAGCAGAACCTCGACAACAGCCTCCGGCTGATGGCGCCGTTCTACCGGGTCTTCGCCAACACGCTCGGCAACGGCCCCTGGTTCGACACCTACATCCAGAACCTCCCGCCCGTCCCCAACCTCAAGCTGGGAGGCTGA
- a CDS encoding MCE family protein: MSLLDKKTAGDAVRLLIFILVTTIATGFLVVTIGNISFAASKDYKAVFSDATGVTKGDDVRVAGVKVGSVKGVDIVDRTRALVTFKVDEDQKLTDATNATIRYRNLVGQRYISLAQGVGGPDVLKEGDTIPLARTNPALDLTVLFNGFKPLFAALSPADINKLSYEIVTVFQGEGGTLESLLSHTASVTSTLASRDKVIGSLIENLNQVMVTIGNRDAQLSDLLIKLRQFVSGLSDDRQAILGSLDSISALAVQTSGLVTDIRPSLTADVGQLKNVAGNLDRNKAEIDRALQVLPIKLTKVGRTATYGSFFNFYLCNFKGAVKFPAGSPIKELPLDYAINSPRCDLG; this comes from the coding sequence ATGAGCCTGCTGGACAAGAAGACCGCCGGGGACGCCGTACGCCTGCTGATCTTCATCCTGGTCACCACGATCGCCACCGGCTTCCTCGTGGTCACCATCGGCAACATCTCCTTCGCCGCGAGCAAGGACTACAAGGCGGTGTTCAGCGACGCCACCGGGGTGACCAAGGGCGACGACGTCCGGGTGGCGGGCGTCAAGGTCGGCAGCGTGAAGGGGGTCGACATCGTCGACCGCACCCGGGCCCTGGTCACCTTCAAGGTGGACGAGGACCAGAAGCTCACCGACGCCACCAACGCGACGATCCGCTACCGCAACCTCGTCGGCCAGCGCTACATCTCCCTGGCCCAGGGCGTCGGCGGGCCGGACGTCCTCAAGGAGGGCGACACCATCCCGCTCGCGCGGACCAACCCGGCACTCGACCTGACCGTGCTGTTCAACGGCTTCAAGCCGCTGTTCGCGGCGCTGTCGCCGGCGGACATCAACAAGCTGTCCTACGAGATCGTCACGGTCTTCCAGGGCGAGGGCGGCACCCTCGAGAGCCTGCTCTCGCACACCGCCTCGGTGACCAGCACGCTGGCCAGCCGCGACAAGGTGATCGGTTCGCTGATCGAGAACCTCAACCAGGTGATGGTGACCATCGGCAACCGGGACGCCCAGCTGTCCGACCTGCTGATCAAGCTGCGCCAGTTCGTCTCCGGCCTCTCCGACGACCGGCAGGCGATCCTCGGCTCGCTGGACTCGATCTCCGCGCTGGCGGTGCAGACCTCCGGGCTGGTCACCGACATCCGTCCCTCCTTGACCGCCGACGTCGGGCAGCTCAAGAACGTGGCGGGCAACCTGGACCGCAACAAGGCCGAGATCGACCGGGCCCTGCAGGTGCTGCCGATCAAGCTCACCAAGGTCGGGCGTACGGCGACGTACGGCTCCTTCTTCAACTTCTACCTCTGCAACTTCAAGGGAGCGGTCAAGTTCCCGGCGGGCTCGCCCATCAAGGAGCTCCCGCTCGACTACGCCATCAACTCGCCAAGGTGTGATCTCGGATGA
- a CDS encoding MCE family protein, with product MSARTGGLAGRNKLFGVGFLVMLLLFVYVTYAIFTQKFVDYVPVRLTTSKVGLQLPALADVKIRGLLVGEVRRIESDGEGATLSLAIDPAQAHLIPENVSARIVPKTLFGEKYVALQVPARPSARSIRAGDVISESRVAIEVEKVLSDIYPLLRTVQPAQLNYTLTALADALEGRGDKVGSSLVVLDDYLKRMNPKIPLLVDDLGKLATVSDTYASVVPELATVLRNSVKTGHTFVEKEAKVQALFDDVAGLSSTSKDFLEQNGSNIIRLSRQGQAQLPLLAKYAPEYPCLLQGMVNWTPHMEQAYRNYTLHINLEVLPNSPTGYTAADTPKYGAHNGPHCEMLPNPPYDQKTLNPQPPISAVDDGVSGGHGKFRPRSAPAVDPSSGYAGTASERSLVNAFAAPVMGVSEDDVPDLASLLLAPIVRGTEVSVR from the coding sequence ATGAGCGCACGCACGGGCGGCCTGGCGGGCCGCAACAAGCTCTTCGGTGTCGGCTTCCTGGTGATGCTGCTGCTGTTCGTCTACGTCACCTACGCGATCTTCACCCAGAAGTTCGTCGACTACGTGCCGGTCCGGCTGACCACCTCCAAGGTCGGCCTGCAGCTGCCGGCCCTGGCGGACGTGAAGATCCGCGGGCTGCTGGTCGGCGAGGTCCGCCGCATCGAGTCCGACGGGGAGGGCGCCACGCTGTCCCTCGCCATCGACCCGGCGCAGGCCCACCTGATCCCGGAGAACGTGTCGGCGCGGATCGTGCCGAAGACGTTGTTCGGTGAGAAGTACGTCGCGTTGCAGGTGCCGGCGCGGCCCTCGGCGCGGAGCATCCGGGCGGGGGACGTGATCTCGGAGTCGCGGGTGGCGATCGAGGTGGAGAAGGTGCTCTCCGACATCTACCCGTTGCTGCGCACGGTGCAGCCGGCGCAGCTGAACTACACGTTGACGGCGTTGGCCGACGCGTTGGAGGGCCGCGGCGACAAGGTGGGTTCGAGCCTGGTGGTGCTCGATGACTACCTGAAGCGGATGAACCCGAAGATCCCGTTGCTGGTCGATGACCTGGGGAAGCTGGCGACGGTGTCGGACACGTACGCCTCGGTGGTGCCGGAGCTGGCGACGGTGCTGCGCAACAGCGTGAAGACCGGCCACACGTTCGTGGAGAAGGAGGCGAAGGTGCAGGCGTTGTTCGACGACGTGGCCGGGCTCTCCTCGACGAGCAAGGACTTCCTGGAGCAGAACGGGTCGAACATCATCCGGTTGAGCCGGCAGGGCCAGGCCCAGCTCCCGCTGCTGGCGAAGTACGCCCCGGAGTACCCCTGCCTCCTGCAGGGGATGGTCAACTGGACCCCCCACATGGAGCAGGCCTACCGGAACTACACGCTGCACATCAACCTCGAGGTGCTGCCGAACTCCCCGACGGGCTACACCGCGGCGGACACCCCGAAGTACGGCGCCCACAACGGCCCGCACTGCGAGATGCTGCCGAACCCGCCGTACGACCAGAAGACGCTCAACCCGCAGCCGCCGATCTCCGCGGTCGACGACGGGGTGAGCGGTGGCCACGGCAAGTTCCGGCCGCGCAGCGCCCCCGCCGTGGACCCGTCCTCCGGCTACGCCGGCACCGCCTCCGAGCGGTCCCTCGTCAACGCGTTCGCCGCCCCGGTGATGGGAGTCTCCGAAGATGACGTGCCCGACCTGGCCTCCCTGCTGCTCGCACCGATCGTGCGTGGGACGGAGGTGAGCGTCCGATGA
- a CDS encoding MCE family protein: MSQHVSRTGGLLGGLRNRALGAGFVVLVVVLGGLTYAIFDKSFASYDDVTLRASHLGLQLPSRADVKIRGVQVGEVLGTTVRRDGDGVDLRLGLYPGERRTIPENVSARIVPKTLFGEKYVALQVPARPSARSIRAGDVISESRVAIEVEKVLSDIYPLLRTVQPAQLNYTLTALADALEGRGDKVGSSLVVLDDYLKRMNPKIPLLVDDLGKLATVSDTYASVVPELATVLRNSVKTGHTFVEKEAKVQALFDDVAGLSSTSKDFLEQNGSNIIRLSRQGQAQLPLFEKYAPEYPCLLGGIVGAIPLEAQAFRGYTLHINLEPLPRQPRGYTAADQPVYAERGENRVPLDQCQAAVHGVYGQGNLPPDSLVPP; the protein is encoded by the coding sequence ATGAGCCAGCACGTGAGCCGCACCGGCGGCCTCCTCGGAGGTCTCCGCAACCGCGCCCTCGGGGCGGGGTTCGTGGTGCTGGTCGTCGTGCTCGGCGGGCTCACCTACGCGATCTTCGACAAGTCCTTCGCGTCGTACGACGACGTCACGCTGCGCGCCTCGCACCTCGGACTGCAGCTGCCGTCCCGGGCGGACGTGAAGATCCGAGGCGTCCAGGTGGGGGAGGTGCTCGGGACAACGGTGCGGCGGGACGGCGACGGCGTCGACCTGCGCCTGGGCCTCTACCCGGGCGAGCGGCGGACGATCCCGGAGAACGTGTCGGCGCGGATCGTGCCGAAGACGTTGTTCGGTGAGAAGTACGTCGCGTTGCAGGTGCCGGCGCGGCCCTCGGCGCGGAGCATCCGGGCGGGGGACGTGATCTCGGAGTCGCGGGTGGCGATCGAGGTGGAGAAGGTGCTCTCCGACATCTACCCGTTGCTGCGCACGGTGCAGCCGGCGCAGCTGAACTACACGTTGACGGCGTTGGCCGACGCGTTGGAGGGCCGCGGCGACAAGGTGGGTTCGAGCCTGGTGGTGCTCGATGACTACCTGAAGCGGATGAACCCGAAGATCCCGTTGCTGGTCGATGACCTGGGGAAGCTGGCGACGGTGTCGGACACGTACGCCTCGGTGGTGCCGGAGCTGGCGACGGTGCTGCGCAACAGCGTGAAGACCGGTCACACGTTCGTGGAGAAGGAGGCGAAGGTGCAGGCGTTGTTCGACGACGTGGCCGGGCTCTCCTCGACGAGCAAGGACTTCCTGGAGCAGAACGGGTCGAACATCATCCGGTTGAGCCGGCAGGGCCAGGCCCAGCTCCCGCTGTTCGAGAAGTACGCCCCGGAGTACCCCTGCCTGCTCGGCGGCATCGTCGGTGCCATCCCGCTCGAGGCCCAGGCCTTCCGCGGCTACACGCTGCACATCAACCTCGAGCCGCTCCCGCGCCAGCCCCGCGGCTACACCGCGGCCGACCAGCCGGTCTACGCCGAGCGCGGCGAGAACCGCGTGCCGCTGGACCAGTGCCAGGCCGCGGTCCACGGCGTCTACGGCCAGGGCAACCTGCCCCCCGACTCCCTCGTTCCCCCCTGA
- a CDS encoding MlaE family ABC transporter permease: MANVKAVYQKPLGFLDNLGAELAFYVRALAWTPRTIRRYKKEILRLLAEVTLGSGALAVIGGTVGVITGLAFFTGTEVGLQGYAALNQIGTAAFSGFVSAYFNTREISPLVAGIALAATVGCGFTAQLGAMRISEEVDALEVMAIPSLPFLVTTRIIAGLVAVTPLYVVGLLSSYFATRLTVTQFFGQSTGTYDHYFNQFLPPGDVLWSFGKVLIFSVVVILIHCYHGYNASGGPAGVGVAVGRAVRTSIVAINVIDLFLSMAIWGTTTTVRLAG; this comes from the coding sequence ATGGCCAACGTGAAAGCGGTCTACCAGAAGCCCCTCGGCTTCCTGGACAACCTGGGCGCCGAGCTCGCGTTCTACGTGCGCGCGCTCGCCTGGACGCCGCGGACGATCCGGCGCTACAAGAAGGAGATCCTCCGGCTGCTCGCCGAGGTGACGCTGGGCTCCGGCGCGCTCGCAGTGATCGGCGGCACGGTCGGGGTGATCACCGGCCTGGCGTTCTTCACCGGCACCGAGGTCGGCCTCCAGGGCTACGCCGCGCTCAACCAGATCGGCACGGCCGCGTTCTCGGGGTTCGTCTCCGCGTACTTCAACACCCGCGAGATCTCCCCGCTCGTCGCCGGCATCGCGCTCGCGGCGACCGTGGGCTGCGGCTTCACCGCGCAGCTCGGCGCGATGCGGATCTCCGAGGAGGTCGACGCCCTCGAGGTGATGGCGATCCCGTCGCTGCCGTTCCTGGTCACCACCCGGATCATCGCGGGGCTGGTCGCCGTGACCCCGCTGTACGTCGTCGGGCTGCTGTCGTCGTACTTCGCGACCCGGCTGACCGTCACCCAGTTCTTCGGGCAGAGCACCGGCACCTACGACCACTACTTCAACCAGTTCCTGCCGCCCGGGGACGTGCTCTGGTCGTTCGGCAAGGTGCTGATCTTCTCCGTCGTGGTGATCCTGATCCACTGCTACCACGGCTACAACGCCTCGGGCGGGCCGGCCGGCGTGGGCGTGGCCGTGGGCCGCGCCGTGCGCACCTCGATCGTCGCGATCAACGTCATCGACCTCTTCCTGTCGATGGCCATCTGGGGCACCACCACCACCGTCAGGCTGGCGGGGTAG
- a CDS encoding MlaE family ABC transporter permease: protein MSSLTSSRVLAPIGTAGKLFAFGLDVFRGLFRRPFQLREFLQQAWFIASVTIVPTALVAIPFGAVIALQVGGLIKQFGAQSFTGSAAVLAVVREAGPIATSLLIAGAGGSAIAADLGARKIREELDAMMVLGIDPIQRLVVPRVLACMVVAVFLNGLVSVVGVAGGYVFNVVLQDGTPGAYLASFTALAQLPDLYQGMVKALVFGLIAAIVASYKGMNAGGGPKGVGDAVNESVVITFMLLFVSNFVMSAIYFQLVPPKTG from the coding sequence ATGTCCTCCCTGACGTCCTCGCGCGTCCTCGCGCCCATCGGCACCGCCGGCAAGCTCTTCGCCTTCGGCCTCGACGTCTTCCGGGGGCTGTTCCGGCGGCCCTTCCAGCTGCGCGAGTTCCTGCAGCAGGCCTGGTTCATCGCCTCGGTCACGATCGTGCCGACCGCGCTGGTCGCCATCCCGTTCGGAGCGGTCATCGCGCTCCAGGTCGGCGGGCTGATCAAGCAGTTCGGCGCCCAGTCCTTCACCGGCTCGGCGGCGGTGCTCGCCGTGGTCCGGGAGGCGGGACCGATCGCGACGTCCCTGCTGATCGCCGGCGCCGGCGGCTCGGCGATCGCCGCGGACCTCGGCGCCCGCAAGATCCGCGAGGAGCTCGACGCCATGATGGTGCTGGGCATCGACCCGATCCAGCGGCTCGTCGTACCCCGCGTGCTGGCCTGCATGGTGGTCGCGGTCTTCCTCAACGGCCTGGTCAGCGTCGTCGGCGTGGCCGGCGGCTACGTCTTCAACGTGGTGCTGCAGGACGGCACACCGGGTGCCTACCTAGCGAGCTTCACCGCGCTCGCCCAGCTCCCGGACCTCTACCAGGGCATGGTCAAGGCACTGGTGTTCGGCCTGATCGCCGCCATCGTCGCGTCCTACAAGGGCATGAACGCCGGGGGCGGTCCCAAGGGCGTCGGCGACGCCGTCAACGAGTCGGTGGTCATCACCTTCATGCTGCTGTTCGTCTCGAACTTCGTGATGAGCGCGATCTACTTCCAGCTCGTCCCACCGAAGACAGGCTGA
- a CDS encoding ABC transporter ATP-binding protein, giving the protein MGVEIKVQDLTKSFGRSLIWKDVSLTVPAGEICVMLGPSGTGKSVLLKTLIGLLKPDYGSVVIEGTDIASCSEKDLYEIRKLFGVLFQDGAMFGSMNLYDNVAFPLREHTRKTESDIRAVVMEKMELVGLVGAEDKLPGEISGGMRKRAGLARALVLDPEIVLFDEPDSGLDPVRTSFLNQLIVDLNAQIDATMLIVTHDVNTARTVPDNIGLLYHKHLAMFGPREMLLSSEEPVVRQFLNAQMIGPIGMSEEKDADELESEKGQELPPLPPIPMQLDPSNGIHRRSQREPGLWCRENGVTPPPGSFDENMSMAPGAF; this is encoded by the coding sequence GTGGGCGTCGAAATCAAGGTCCAGGACCTCACCAAGTCCTTCGGCCGTTCGCTGATCTGGAAGGACGTCTCCCTCACCGTCCCGGCCGGCGAGATCTGCGTGATGCTCGGCCCCTCCGGCACCGGCAAGTCGGTGCTGCTCAAGACGCTGATCGGTCTGCTCAAGCCGGACTACGGCAGCGTCGTCATCGAGGGCACCGACATCGCCTCCTGCTCGGAGAAGGACCTCTACGAGATCCGCAAGCTGTTCGGCGTGCTGTTCCAGGACGGCGCGATGTTCGGCTCGATGAACCTCTACGACAACGTCGCCTTCCCGCTGCGCGAGCACACCCGCAAGACCGAGTCCGACATCCGCGCCGTGGTGATGGAGAAGATGGAGCTGGTCGGCCTGGTCGGGGCCGAGGACAAGCTCCCCGGCGAGATCTCCGGCGGCATGCGCAAGCGGGCCGGGCTGGCCCGCGCGCTGGTGCTGGACCCGGAGATCGTGCTCTTCGACGAGCCGGACTCCGGCCTCGACCCCGTCCGTACGTCGTTCCTCAACCAGCTCATCGTCGACCTCAACGCGCAGATCGACGCCACCATGCTGATCGTCACCCACGACGTGAACACCGCCCGGACCGTGCCGGACAACATCGGCCTGCTCTACCACAAGCACCTGGCGATGTTCGGCCCCCGCGAGATGCTGCTGTCCTCCGAGGAGCCGGTCGTGCGGCAGTTCCTGAACGCCCAGATGATCGGGCCGATCGGGATGAGCGAGGAGAAGGACGCCGACGAGCTCGAGAGCGAGAAGGGCCAGGAGCTGCCCCCGCTGCCCCCGATCCCGATGCAGCTCGACCCGTCCAACGGCATCCACCGCCGCAGCCAGCGCGAGCCCGGCCTGTGGTGCCGGGAGAACGGCGTCACGCCGCCCCCCGGGTCGTTCGACGAGAACATGTCCATGGCCCCGGGAGCCTTCTGA
- the rplL gene encoding 50S ribosomal protein L7/L12: MAKLTTDELLDAFKEMTLLELSEFVKQFEETFGVTAAAPVAVAAAPAAGGAGAAEEAFEQDEFDVVLEAAGEKKINVIKEVRALTSLGLKEAKELVEAAPKAVLEKVTKEAAEKAKASLEGAGASVSVK; encoded by the coding sequence ATGGCGAAGCTCACCACCGACGAGCTGCTCGACGCGTTCAAGGAGATGACCCTCCTCGAGCTGAGCGAGTTCGTGAAGCAGTTCGAAGAGACCTTCGGCGTGACCGCCGCCGCCCCCGTCGCCGTGGCTGCCGCCCCGGCCGCCGGTGGCGCCGGTGCCGCCGAGGAGGCGTTCGAGCAGGACGAGTTCGACGTCGTCCTCGAGGCTGCCGGCGAGAAGAAGATCAACGTCATCAAGGAGGTGCGCGCCCTCACGAGCCTCGGTCTCAAGGAGGCCAAGGAGCTGGTCGAGGCCGCTCCGAAGGCCGTCCTGGAGAAGGTCACCAAGGAGGCCGCCGAGAAGGCCAAGGCTTCCCTCGAGGGCGCCGGCGCGAGCGTCTCGGTCAAGTGA